The Bombus huntii isolate Logan2020A chromosome 2, iyBomHunt1.1, whole genome shotgun sequence genomic interval AACGACCACGTGCAGAGACGCGGAAACGGGCGAAGATCGCGTTGTTCGTTCGAAGGAAAACAGAGTGGAATCAAAATCCAGCGAGGACACTTGTAGCTGCGAAGAAAGTTCCTCGCAAGAGAGTCTCGATGaggataaaaaaaaacttgGCTTAAGAATCGATCGGCATGGAAACGTGATCGTAAGTAGCGCCTGCTGTTCGAGAGGCGTGTCCTTGTTCAAACTTGCATCGCGTATTGTTGAGAAAATGAAGCAGGTTTCCGGCGAGGATTACGCGGAgaacgaaggagaagaagCGAAAGGAGAAGGGCGTGAGTCgagagacgaagaagaagattcTGTGATAGAGTTTCGTATCAAGGAGATTGGCGTCGACGGTAAAGAGTTTGAGATAATTACGATTGACGATGATGACGAGGATACGAAAAGTAAGACGTTCGATGGTGGAAAAGCGAGTATTAAGAAGGAGCGTGAAAGCGATACGGATGTTGAAGAGAAGGTGGGCGTCGGGATAGAAACCGGTACTTTGAGAAAGACAGATATCGAAGAAAACTCCGAAGGGATAGAAGCTTCCGTTGATGCAGGCTTTCCAATAAAACAGGAGACCGAAAGTATAGAAAGAATGATAGATTCTAATTACAAAGACATTAAGGAAGAACCAGCGGAAGAGGGCGAAAGCGATCAGAAGCGTTCTACGACGACAGCTGGTGTAGAACCAAAAAAGGAGGCGGTAGTCTGGGAATCAGACGCGAAAGTAAAAGCAGAACCTAAGGATTACGTCCTCGTAACTAAGAAAGAAATCGTTCGAATGCCTGACAACATCGAATCGCTGGGTGTTACGTCTTCGTCAAAAGAAACTGCGatcgaaaaagaaaatgacAGAGCGTTTAAAGAGGAACCGATCGCTGAGAACGTCCCGATACACCGAGAAACTGTAAATCAGACGGTTGCGAACAGGCAACCGTCCCGAAAGTCGTCTTCTGATTTGTATAAAACGTTGAACTACACCGTTATAGCGAAGCCAGTGAGCCGAAATAaacaacgaaagaaacttgaaTGCGTTTCAAATAAAAACGAGATCGATTCTGAATCGCggaaaaaagatagaaaaaggaaaaatatacaGATCGTCTCCATGATGACTCgtgttaaatataataaacaatttgtAGATTTCCGGGGGTGGAACGATGCGAATGAAAGACACATAGAACGTGATTTCTCGAAGAGCGTCGACAAAGAAAATGAGAATGACGAGGATGATAGATATCTTCTTTCAAAGAAAGAACATTCTTCTATGACACGCAGCGACGAACAACGTGAATTAGTATCGATGGTTCCTACGAGCACCGAAACCAACGATGACATTGAAAAGAATACACTCGAGGAAAAGATGTTCCCAAAGAGTCGTCGAATGAATGGTGAGTAAATACGTAATTATGGTAATATTATAACACCTTGATACCTTAGATAAATTATCCCATCTACTATCTGAAAACAGCCAAGAAATATCTTATTGCCTGTTTATGCTGcctttgtttttctttattcaatttaaaatattttctcgttACCTCGCAAACAGACCGTACGATGTGTGTCTTTGcttgaaaaatacgaaatacgagcaACTTCAAATATCtcgacattttaattaaaaaggaGAGAACACTCGGTGAATATCATTGAATCGATCAGAGAACGAtaggaaattataaaaaagcaATGCTTTTTATTTAGTTCGGATAGTACAGTTTCGGTATTGGGTATACTTGGAGTAACGCGCAAACGTTACAAAATACAAGCGACCAATATGATCCGTAGGCGAGAAAATGACAAATGGGCTGAAACGCTTTCCACCGCTGAAGCATACATATTCAAACGCAGCAGGAACAACAGCCGAGATCTCGGAAAATCTACTTCGTGGAAAAGAGATCGAGTCAAATTGCTCGAGGATCGTTTGCGATAGAAGTAGCTCTTATCATTGCAATTCGAAAATGGAAAATGGCATTGTCTCCGTGATATATTCCATGATGGAAAGTCGGTTTGTTTCCTTGAACTCGTTGCTCGGCAATATAGCGAATTTCCAAGGCGTCCTCTCCAATTTCCATCTCAACAAATCGTTCAACGATACTCGCGACGAAGATAATTTAAATTCGAATCGAGACGACGCAAAAAATAAAAGGCTAAAATCGCAGAAAAACAATTGGATTGCACTTCCGCCGAATACGAACGCTTACAACGATGGTGAGCACGATGTTTCCGGCGGAAATCGTGTTTCCGTTGGCGAACAGTGTATTAACGTGCACGAAACGAGACATTCGATAATCGTGGACAGAGAAAAGAACGATTATCTGCTGATCGGGGGTTCTGTTAGCGGCCAATCTCGAGAATTATCGAGAAACGGTTTCAAACGACCATATCATACACGTAGAAACATATTGATAAGAAGCCGACTGAAAAGTTCGGGAAACTCGAGACACGAATATCTGCGTCCTTTCACGATCTTCAAACGATTGAagggaaataaaatagtcGCGTCTCAGACAGGTTCGCAAATCCAACATCGACTAAAAGCTAGACAAAGATTTTTAGCTTTGCCTGGAATACCCGAGGATGTGGAGACGTTAAGCAACGGTAAACACGCTAATGCATTTGTAACGACGAATAGCGCATCTGAGAACGTAATAACGCAGCAGGATAGTAAACGTAATAATTGCGACGCTGTTACTGAATGCTCCGCTCTTTCCATTGATCGTTGCTCGACAGAAAAGCATCGGGTAATTAACGGTTCTCTCAATGGGATGGTAGTAAATGAACAGATATAGTTTGAATGAATATCACGATTTTATTAGCGTTTGGCAGTAAAGTATAACGTTGGAGATTAAATGGAGAAATAATGACATAAGGACAAACGAATATCGTATAGATTTACTTTTGtgcgaaatgaaattttcttccAACTAGTATCTCCCTTCTTTGAAAGTTGTACTTCTCCGGAACATCGTACAAATGCTCTCTAATCGTTTGGTGTCTTTGGAAGACCCAATcgtatcgataaaaaaaaaacgcaaACTTTGCGTATCAATGTACACACGATATATAAATGATCCTcttaaagagaaaaagaaaaacattgTCAATAGGCGAATACACACGTTTGTCTCGTAGTTGGAAATAATTGTAACCGGTGAGCGAATACAGTACACCTTCTTCCGTtttattaatcgttaattTGCTTCTTTTAACGGCTGTTATCTCTGATCGATGAACCACAGTTTATAGCTGTGGTCAACTGTCTACTGAGAATCTTTAGAATCGGTAATCTATATTTTGTAACAACGCGGCCATACAGGTCAAACGCTCTTCTACACCCTTAAAATCGTACGGGTCGAATTTTTTTGGAGGCCAGAACTTTCTTAATGTAAATTCACTTCACGTGCACTGCCATGCACGTGCATTGTCACAGTCATCCACGTCAACGCAAAGGCATTCAGTTCTTCAGACATTTCAGATTCAAATACATCCGTGCATTGTAAACTATAGTCTGTCCAAGATCAATTGGTTGATCAAGATcatcgaagaaagagaaacccCACACCGTATCCGAATCCCAATATAACGCTGATTCTGTTCTTCGTTTCTCGTCTTAAAGACATAAATATAGAAACACGTGAACTTACATTTTctcttaaaaaaagaagaaaaaaaaaaaagaaaaatcgaagcGTTTGATAGCTttagaaaagaagaatatctCGCTTGTTAGTTTATCCAGAGTCAAGGATGTAACTTTGAATAATCAATAAATTTTGGACAAACTTTAGCGAACTCATCCGAATCATGAATATCGTATAATTTGTTAttcaatatgtatatatatattaaatttcttacaaACTAACAAACTTAtcataagtaaaaaataaacgaatttAACACACTGGGCGCACTCATAAAAGCTTAATGCTGATCTGTAACAAAATCTCGCTTATATGTTAAATTACACAGGATAATTATGAAGTAACGTTTGTCACACCACACTGTAAATACGATGCGgcttaaaaaagatataacaaaATGTAGGGTTTCGATATTCAACGTAGAAACGTGAGAAATACCAAAGCAAGGGGAGAACTGACATTCGATATGGATTACGTTGGATGTGAAATATGCATCCATGAATGTCTTCATAGTCGCAAATAGAGGTCGACAAATGTAGTATCATCGAAAAAACGTTAGGTACTGGATTAGAGCcatatacattatattacataCTATCGAAGTTATAAACGGACTGGTACGCTTATAAATACGCTACATATTTATTACGACTATTCTACGACTCAAACTAGATACGCACTTTCGCGAAACAGATTCGGTCTATCGTTAAAGATTATTATCGTTCTTACAAAGCTCGGTTCAGTCATGACGGTCCTTCTTTCGAATACTATTGCAAGCAATGAAAAAATGCGAGGAACTGAGTACATTGGCTTTGATCTCGGATAATAAGTCTCTGCGTATATGATTCTGATagaaattatgtaaattaGATCCAAAACCTGATATCAAGTAACATACTTTGTATACCAATCTTCCAGTTTTCATAGCGAACCAAGAAACTATTTCTTCAACATTtgtcatatttttttctatttcgctTGAAACTACCTATCCTCTACGAATAAATATCATTAGTCCGTTATAACCATTGGAGAAAGTATTAAATAAGTGGTGGTTCCTATATTACATAAGGAAGATAGAATAACACGAAACGTCTACAGTTTAATTActttaaatatgtaattatccgatcttttctttcttttctatatCATTGCGTTGGGTAGTGCAATTGAAATATGGACATTCGGATAGTTATGTAAAGTAACCAtcttaaaaactaaaaacaaaaacataTAGACAATTCTTGTTAAATCTTCTAACCAATATCAATCTGTGTATtggaaatattaattcttcttatttttcccATTCTGATAACCAGATATGTACAAAAGTATttacaaatacatttacaTCACTAATATATAGTCAAATATCTCAGGGGCAACTTAAATAATCATGTATAATAGTCTGCAATAATttagttaaaaattaatacttCCTATGAcaaatctttgattaaaaaaaacGTATACGACTAACAAGTACTTGTAATCTACAATCACTATAATACGATACAAACATCTCTCTGACAAACTGTCGACGATAAAAATCTAGTTACCTTTCTTCTGTCCTACCGTTACACGTAAGTGAAAAAATTCCAATATATCCATCCTTATACAAGTTAAGTCCAAAAGATTACTTTGTAATAAGTATTTATCATGAATAATTACGTctcattttctttaaattcagTTCAATGTAAGGCGCTTCTTACACCTGGAAATATTTCTCGAGTCATGACAATGACGAAAATTGCTCGAAAAACCGCGAGATCAAGCAGCTTTATAAAGACTGCCATACTCGATCATACAAAAACACGacaatgaaagaaaagaactaaaaagaaaagtaattaaaaaaggaaaagaattgTATTGTAAATATCCTTTCAAGTGTTACCTGAATTTCGGATGTACAAGTTGAACTTCTTTCGTTCAAGAATTACAACTTGGCCAAAGGCACGAttgatatatattaatttatatggaaagtatttttgtaaaagaatatgaaaatcaaaaaaaatctttaaaaataaaaataataataatagcgaTAATAATAACGTAACAATAAATACAAGCAACGCAGATTCTACTTTTgtacaataaaaaatgtacaataGAAAATTGCTTTTTGTAGCAAAAGTATTTAGAGCCACTACCTTTGACCCTgacttaaaaaaaaatctcgAAAATTCTAATTCCTTCTTTTATGTCTTTTCTACTTTAATCTATGAATAATAAGTagcatttcttctttttcttttttcttttctttaattcaCACCTTTGGTGTACTCAGCTTTCAGTTGACCCAGCACTAATTTTATATCGTAAAAAGTAGGTCGGTTTTCAGGTTGTAAGTCCCATGcctggtaaagaatatttactTCGTAACAACGTATAACATAATttttacgtatatatatatatcatagaAAATTTCTATACATACTTGTCTCATGATATCGTAAACTTCGTGAGGACAACCATCAGGTGGCTCCATTTTATATCCCTTTTCCACACACTTCACAACGTCAGCTAGTGGCTGAAATCAACAGTAATGAAAATCAATGTGGATTACTTTAACACAAACGATAGTCCAACAAGAAAACATACATAGAACTCTACTCACAATTCGTGGATATGGTACACGTCCAAAGGAATAGATCTCCCACAAGAGTATTCCAAAACTCCACATATCAGACTTATTTGAAAACTTCTGAAAACAAGAAATTGCAAATTGCGTATATACGTGAATAACGTTAAAATTGGGCATTATGGAATCGGTATTTCACAACTTGATATTTACATTTTGCTTTAAAGCCTCTGGTGCAGTCCATTTGATGGGCAGCTTCCCTCCTTCGAGAGAAAAATTTTCGTCCCGTGCCAAACCGAAATCCGACACTTTCGCAGAGTTATCCTCCGCGACAAGAACGTTTCTCGCGGCCAGATCTCTGTGCACTACGTGTCTGGATTCTAAATACGCCATGCCTGCGCACGTGTCGCTGAAAGGGAACAAAATGCATATTTAAAACCAGTCCTCTCTGACACACGAGACGATATAATTTATGCGAAATGTAACGGCGCGCTGATTTCAACGAAGCTTCGTAgataaacagaaaatattttatctcttGCGTCCAATCAACTTCTGTTAAATTTACTTTCAATAAATTAAGCTTTGACTCAATGTACATGGTATTTATTTCAAGATTGCGTCAGTACTACTTTTACAGTATTATTACAATAGCATTAGATTATCTGTCACATGTACCAATTTAACTTTTGTTTCAACGAGTAGAAAGACATAATAGCTTAAGAAGAATTTTAACCaagactatatattttgtatctttattTAACAACAGAAAAACAACGATTGAGCCAAACTACAATGGTCCAAAGAACATAGCACAATATTTTTAGATCAAAGAAGAAAATCTGTGTCGTCAAATCAGAATTAAGACAAGTATTCCTGCATATTGTTCACTCGcattttcaaatgaaatttctagAAATGTTGTAACAACGGAGAAATACGATTGAGTTGAAAATGAGGCGAAGAACGCAGCATGCGCAGACTTTAAGAGGACATAGCGAGTAGGTCGCGTACCAGCATGAAGAACGCGAGTAAAATACCACTCGTATTTCTCTATTTCGCAAACTATTCGATATCTACGCAAACAAGCATCCGTCTTTATGCAAAGTTTCGAAGAAATCAGCGCGTGACACCTCGCGTGTTTCCCCAGCGAAGCATAAATCCAGCTGCATCCGTGCTTTTTACGTACTACGCGAAGTTGATCTGGTCCTTCTTGGAAACGTGCAGTCTCCCTCTTGATCTCAGGTAATCCACCAGGGATCCTTTACTCATATATTCCGTAACCAGGTACATGTGTTGATTATTGAAAACAAGGCCGAGCAGTTTGACCAGATTGTCATGGATCAGCGAAGTCATGAGACTCGCCTCGGCCAGAAACCTCTGCGCCGCCTCGCTGTTGTCTTTCAGCATTTTCACGGCGACCCTTTCGCCCCGATAAACGCCCAGCAACACGTCACCGAACTCTCCTTTGCCGATACACTCCCTCAATTCAAGTTCGTGGGTCTGTATAACCCAACCAGCATCGATGAACGCCTTTAGATCCACGCAGAAGTCCTGTTTGCCCTGTTTAGGCAGAGATTTGGTGAGCTGCGTGCACAATCCATCGGCATCCTGCTCGTAATGCTCGACCAGCAAGGCCagattttcaaaaaattcttcCTCGTCGATAGTTAATTGTTTGTTCGTGTATTGCACTCTGTAATGTTGGACACGGCCCTCGTAGCACACGCACAGCGTATAGTCGCCGGGGAAATTCGTCGACTCCCGGACTAGGAACAGGCCGTCCTCGCGCGGCCGCAACAATCGTTCGGCAGTTTCCCTCGATATCTTCCCGTGGAACCATCTAAAAACAACGGATAATCGTGAGTTTGAGTGAAATGAAATTCGATTAATGCGCCGATTAGCGGATATTCTCGCCAGGACAATTAAAAGCAGGAGATGCCTATAGGCAGAAGTTCGAGAATCTCGTAGCAAAAATCATCTTTGTCATTtgaatttcttttatcaaaatatatatcatattacaCAATCGATGCAAGTATATTTATAGTTATATCATAGAGGAATTGTTTCTACTCAAATCAGTTATAGAATACAGTTATAGAATAAACATCGTTTTCGCGTCGTTGAATTTTCATTCGAGTACAAGTCACGGCATATACGTAAGTCATTTCTCATAATTATTAGAATCccgtgaaatttataaaagttaCGTAAAAACTATGTACAAACACGATAAGTATAGTATATATCAAAGAACCGTGTTTTATGTATacaaagaattttcaaaattaatcttctcgcgaatcgagcgttaaatcgaaaaatattattctacgtTTTCGATTTACTTTTCCGTGAGAAATCTCATCTTAtctatatatacagggtggttggtaactggtggtacaagcgcaaaggggtgattctaagcgaaaaaagaagtcgaaaatatagaataaaaatttttttttttaatttttccatcgagacaacgatctacagtgagatccgttataacgaaacgCGACAAAGTGCACgtgtaccgagcgaaaatttaaagtcgattttctcgaaaacaaagcctcgaacaaaaaatttttattctatattttcgacttcttttttcgcgtagaatcaccccctttccgcttgtaccaccagttaccaaccaccctgtatatatatatatatatatatatatatatatatatatatatatatatatatatatatatatatatatatatatatatatatatatagacatAATATAAGTTCGATGcaataaagaatttttataaaaatctcATCCAATCGTTTCTTATACAATCGATGTAAATTCGCGATGGTGCAAGAAACAAATACGTACGGCATAGCGTTGAGTTTGACCTCGTGCCTCGGATTCGCCGATAACGCAGCAGGATTGCTAGGATTGGTGACGTTCGAGGTGAGGATTACCGGTGGTGAGCCGGTGTTCATGTGACTGGTTATATTAGCAGAGGTGACGTTCGAATGCGTAGTCATCGTCGGTGATACTGGATGGGACGGAATGTTACTTGTAGACAAGTTGGAAGGAACGTTGTGTTGCGTGCTATTTTGTATAAGGGGATGGGATGTTACGTTTGAGGGGATCGTATGGTGATTTTGATTGCCATCGAGCTTCGCTTGCCGCGCTGGCGCTGACACATTCGGGTATCCGCCACCCGCATTGTGATACGTTGGCATCGCAACTCCCGCAGTGGCCTATGCGAACCtacaaaaaaaggaaagatttTGAACACATTTTCATTCGCTGTAAAGTGCACGGCTTCTTCTTATCTTTCGAAACGCAAAGATGTTTCACAAAGTGATCCGATGATTTTCAACATCTTCACCTTTCCACGCTGTCGACCTTTCCACCTTTTCTCGAGTCTTCCTATCGACGAACAACGCCTCGAGTTTAATCAACATACGAGAGAATCCAATTTTACGGTAAAATTTTTGTGTAAAAATTAGCAGCTCTTTCGCTTGTgagatagaaaatttaaagacCTTCCTTAATATTTGACGATATTAACGTGATAATATTTGATTCAGAATATGTATCGTGATTGGCGATTTTTCTATCAAGATTTCTTATTCTTTAATTCGCAAGTAGGTAatgacatatttttttaaagaatagATTTCACACGATGTGTCTACACATTCGATACGTTTTATCACTCTGAAATACGTTTTACcatgtagaataaaaaaaaaagtcgtGATAGTTTAAACGAACGTTCGTTTCCAGATGATATCATTTCCATATTTCAGTATGGTAACTCCAGTCGTATTTCTTGATTCTGCAAATCTGACGTTAATGAGACACATAAACGTAGTACTAGCACTAACCTTGAGATTAGAACTAATTTGACGACTATGAATCGATACTTGGAGACAATACGATTACAAACGTTAGAAACGATAAAGCAACCAAGCTTCTACGAGCAACACTGAAATTGATAAACACGCTAGTAATGAATGAACTTCAAACCTCGTAAGAATTGTCCTTAAGAAAAAGTCATGaatcataatattgtcattcAGAGCGCCGTGACTTGATACATCTTTCTGAGTTAATAGGTACGAAATTGTTCAGGATGAATGAAACATTTCGTGTACGAAAGTCGAATTACGTTTCGAACGACTCGACAGTGATATTTgccatatttatattttatttcgtttcagGCTATTAAATTGTTTTTGTTTAACTCGTTCAATGTtaaggaaatttattaaaaagaaattttgattttctCATATTCGATCGACTAACACTTGACTTTTATTGTTTGTCGATCTCCAAACGACAGGGCTTTATTTTATGGTATCgtttttataaacaaaatgGTATTTATCAACTAAACGATACATGTTTCTCCCTTTTTGTCCTATTTCCTCTATGAACAAGTACAACGTCTTGATCATACCGCAGTCAACGCCTAATCTCCGTAAACTAAGTCAAGGACTTATTAAATCAATTTTCCAGTTTTGTCTGTGGTTTTAAACTTTTCTTATAACACACGCGATGTATTGCAAATAAAACGAAGCGTAACCTATATTCACATCTTAATATTTGATCAACAATTACGAAGATCGCGATTAAGAGGAGTAAAATTGTCTCCAAATACGAGTAATTTTCTCTCATAAATTAGCAGGTAATTATAAAAAGGGAACTATTTGCCTGTGTAAAACAAGTAATTTCATACGaataaatcgaaaaaaaatattcctatTTAAATgtagtaaaaatacaattttgtcACACAGacaaaatacataataatatgCATAATATTCTTGTCGATTAGTGAAATGTTAAAGGAATTGTTTCATGTTCGAGGGATAGCTTTCAAGATATGAAAAAGTTATAAAGAATGTCTTGGCGCTTGGTATGCCACGTTTGCCAGAAAACAAGCTTTAGATATCCGGTTTCTCGAGTAACAACCGTAAAGATTTGTTTCATCGTGAGGGAGGGGGGATTCGGTTCCAGAGCATGTGGTTCGAGCGTTGATTTTGTCTTTGAGATACACGATAGCCCTGcgctttttctttcttccttctttgCACTTGCGTATCGGTTAACGA includes:
- the LOC126878170 gene encoding uncharacterized protein LOC126878170 codes for the protein MQKDTVRPLTRQIINTDPFKPFYQLHQADVFLANHQYQPNLQPPRNTYPLSFQPAPVQTQANYGSLPQNILDQIRSCVSSAAPIFILPGGCHRQTGASNLNEGVAQHSTGQSTNVNPFASFHCPPSFYPYPVPMPVLEPFGVQTRGKDGSRGCFSCCQRKQRGLDGKEYAVGCCCDVHEQEEHRCTATNGDTICSKRDCPVSISLQALASQFLSLPGIISCAVTRLILRKIPGSNITSSTEDTMDKAIKCLETLNKEQLLAECRNSQHANALINLHMTTNPPVNIIPLLTLLQLKVNVLKAQVENLINKKVTECQGFGFEVETSGPIDPTVLSMKTNAELRQLLAALRQKECDERVNVNFSPYHSQKVIAECRLNNVQAKIRQVETEFDRRRDISVPGPTLTSRIIRQFSESTCAFGFAQTGLFEPYVQGRMSDSPDPFARNPRRLALKPHEPAQRTVQWKEEDKAVATSENGTTTCRDAETGEDRVVRSKENRVESKSSEDTCSCEESSSQESLDEDKKKLGLRIDRHGNVIVSSACCSRGVSLFKLASRIVEKMKQVSGEDYAENEGEEAKGEGRESRDEEEDSVIEFRIKEIGVDGKEFEIITIDDDDEDTKSKTFDGGKASIKKERESDTDVEEKVGVGIETGTLRKTDIEENSEGIEASVDAGFPIKQETESIERMIDSNYKDIKEEPAEEGESDQKRSTTTAGVEPKKEAVVWESDAKVKAEPKDYVLVTKKEIVRMPDNIESLGVTSSSKETAIEKENDRAFKEEPIAENVPIHRETVNQTVANRQPSRKSSSDLYKTLNYTVIAKPVSRNKQRKKLECVSNKNEIDSESRKKDRKRKNIQIVSMMTRVKYNKQFVDFRGWNDANERHIERDFSKSVDKENENDEDDRYLLSKKEHSSMTRSDEQRELVSMVPTSTETNDDIEKNTLEEKMFPKSRRMNGEKMTNGLKRFPPLKHTYSNAAGTTAEISENLLRGKEIESNCSRIVCDRSSSYHCNSKMENGIVSVIYSMMESRFVSLNSLLGNIANFQGVLSNFHLNKSFNDTRDEDNLNSNRDDAKNKRLKSQKNNWIALPPNTNAYNDGEHDVSGGNRVSVGEQCINVHETRHSIIVDREKNDYLLIGGSVSGQSRELSRNGFKRPYHTRRNILIRSRLKSSGNSRHEYLRPFTIFKRLKGNKIVASQTGSQIQHRLKARQRFLALPGIPEDVETLSNGKHANAFVTTNSASENVITQQDSKRNNCDAVTECSALSIDRCSTEKHRVINGSLNGMVVNEQI
- the LOC126878125 gene encoding tyrosine-protein kinase CSK, with protein sequence MPTYHNAGGGYPNVSAPARQAKLDGNQNHHTIPSNVTSHPLIQNSTQHNVPSNLSTSNIPSHPVSPTMTTHSNVTSANITSHMNTGSPPVILTSNVTNPSNPAALSANPRHEVKLNAMPWFHGKISRETAERLLRPREDGLFLVRESTNFPGDYTLCVCYEGRVQHYRVQYTNKQLTIDEEEFFENLALLVEHYEQDADGLCTQLTKSLPKQGKQDFCVDLKAFIDAGWVIQTHELELRECIGKGEFGDVLLGVYRGERVAVKMLKDNSEAAQRFLAEASLMTSLIHDNLVKLLGLVFNNQHMYLVTEYMSKGSLVDYLRSRGRLHVSKKDQINFAYDTCAGMAYLESRHVVHRDLAARNVLVAEDNSAKVSDFGLARDENFSLEGGKLPIKWTAPEALKQNKFSNKSDMWSFGILLWEIYSFGRVPYPRIPLADVVKCVEKGYKMEPPDGCPHEVYDIMRQAWDLQPENRPTFYDIKLVLGQLKAEYTKGVN